In Harmonia axyridis chromosome 6, icHarAxyr1.1, whole genome shotgun sequence, a single window of DNA contains:
- the LOC123682560 gene encoding myosin heavy chain, muscle isoform X30 — MPKAPAGQEDEDPTPYLFVSLEQKRIDQTKPYDAKKSCWVPDEKEGFVLGEIKGTKGDLVTVGVPGGETKDFKKEQVTQVNPPKYEKAEDMSNLTYLNDASVLHNLKQRYYAKLIYTYSGLFCVAINPYKRFPVYTNRCAKLYRGKRRNEVPPHIFAISDGAYVNMLTNNENQSMLITGESGAGKTENTKKVIAYFATVGASSKKPTEEEKKKGTLEDQVVQTNPVLEAFGNAKTVRNDNSSRFGKFIRIHFGPTGKLAGADIETYLLEKARVISQQTLERSYHIFYQMMSGAVPGLKDMCLLSNNVNDYHFVAQGKTTIPNVDDGEECTITDQAFDVLGFTQEEKDNIYKITASVMHMGCMKFKQRGREEQAEPDGTEGGEQVAKLLGIDQNALYQALCKPRIKVGNEFVTQGRNVNQVSYSVGAMSKAMFDRLFKFLVKKCNETLDTKQKRQHFIGVLDIAGFEIFDFNGFEQLCINFTNEKLQQFFNHHMFVLEQEEYTREGIHWEFIDFGMDLLACIELIEKPMGILSILEEESMFPKATDRTFEEKLNTNHLGKSPNFLKPKPPKPGQQAAHFAIGHYAGNVPYNITGWLEKNKDPLNDTVVDLYKKGTNKLLVEIFADHPGQSGSAADAKGGRGKKGGGFATVSSAYKEQLNNLMTTLRSTQPHFVRCIIPNEMKQPGVIDSHLVMHQLTCNGVLEGIRICRKGFPNRMVYPDFKLRYMILAPATMAKEKDPKEAASKCLKEVGLDADSYRIGHTKVFFRAGVLGQMEELRDERLGKIVTWMQSWARGYLSRKEFKKLQEQRLALQVCQRNLRKYLKLRTWPWYKLWQKVRPLLNVTRIEDEIAKLEEKAKKAEEAYERESKAKKELEGLYSKLLAEKTELLNSLEGEKGSLSETQERANKLQAQKNDLESQLQETQDRLSQEEDARNQLNQQKKKLEQEIGGYKKDVEDLELNLQKAEQDKATKEHQIRNLNDEIAHQDELINKLNKEKKLSGENNQKISEELQAAEDKVNHLNKVKAKLEQTLDELEDSLEREKKLRGDVEKSKRKVEGDLKLTQEAVADLERNKKELEQTIQRKDKEISSLTAKLEDEQSVVGKLQKQIKELQSRIEELEEEVEAERQARAKAEKQRADLARELEELGERLEEAGGATSAQIELNKKREAELAKLRRDLEESNIQHESTLANLRKKHNDAVSEMGEQIDQLNKLKAKAEKEKAQYFGELNDLRASVDHLANEKAAVEKVSKQLSQQLNDVQAKLDETNRTLNDFDAAKKKLSIENSDLLRQLEEAESQVSQLSKIKVSLTTQLEDTKRLADEEGRERATLLGKFRNLEHDLDNIREQVEEEAEAKADIQRQLSKANAEAQLWRQKYESEGIARSEELEEAKRKLQARLAEAEETIESLNQKVVALEKTKQRLATEVEDLQLEVDRANAIANAAEKKQKAFDKIIGEWKLKVDDLAAELDASQKECRNYSTELFRLKGAYEEGQEQLEAVRRENKNLADEVKDLLDQIGEGGRNIHEIEKARKRLEAEKDELQAALEEAEAALEQEENKVLRAQLELSQVRQEIDRRIQEKEEEFENTRKNHQRALDSMQASLEAEAKGKAEALRMKKKLEADINELEIALDHANKANAEAQKTIKRYQQQLKDTQTALEEEQRARDEAREQLGISERRANALQNELEESRTLLEQADRARRQAEQELGDAHEQLNDLSAQNSSLSAAKRKLESELQTLHSDLDELLNEAKNSEEKAKKAMVDAARLADELRAEQDHAQTQEKLRKALETQIKDLQVRLDEAEANALKGGKKAIQKLEQRVRELENELDGEQRRHADAQKNLRKSERRIKELSFQAEEDRKNHERMQDLVDKLQQKIKTYKRQIEEAEEIAALNLAKFRKAQQELEEAEERADLAEQAISKFRAKGRAPSVTRGASPAPRQRALDGLGGTFPPRFDLANEDF, encoded by the exons ATGCCTAAAGCACCAGCAGGTCAAGAAGACGAAGATCCAACCCCATACTTGTTCGTATCTCTCGAACAGAAACGTATTGACCAGACTAAGCCCTATGATGCCAAGAAATCATGCTGGGTACCGGACGAGAAGGAAGGTTTTGTCCTTGGAGAGATCAAGGGTACCAAAGGAGACCTTGTCACCGTTGGTGTTCCTGGAGGAGAG ACCAAGGACTTCAAGAAGGAGCAAGTAACTCAAGTCAACCCACCTAAGTACGAAAAAGCCGAGGATATGTCAAACTTGACATACCTCAACGATGCTTCAGTTTTACATAACTTGAAGCAAAGATATTATGCTAAGCTTATCTAT ACCTACTCAGGGCTTTTCTGTGTTGCTATTAACCCCTACAAGCGTTTCCCTGTATATACCAACCGTTGTGCCAAGTTATACCGTGGTAAAAGGCGTAATGAAGTACCACCACACATCTTCGCCATTTCTGATGGTGCTTATGTCAACATGTTGACCA ACAATGAAAATCAATCTATGTTGATTAC TGGTGAGTCTGGTGCTGGTAAAACTGAAAACACGAAAAAGGTAATTGCCTACTTCGCCACCGTTGGTGCTTCATCCAAGAAGCCCACtgaagaagaaaagaagaagGGTACTCTTGAAGATCAAGTTGTACAAACTAACCCTGTACTTGAAGCTTTCGGTAACGCCAAGACAGTGCGTAACGACAACTCTTCTCGTTTC GGTAAATTCATCCGTATTCACTTCGGTCCTACTGGTAAACTTGCTGGTGCTGATATTGAAACTT ATCTACTTGAGAAGGCTCGTGTCATCTCCCAGCAAACTCTTGAAAGATCTTACCACATTTTCTACCAGATGATGTCTGGTGCCGTTCCTGGACTTAAAG ATATGTGTTTGTTGTCCAATAATGTCAACGACTACCACTTCGTTGCACAAGGTAAAACTACTATTCCAAATGTAGATGATGGCGAAGAATGCACCATCACTGAT CAAGCTTTCGATGTACTTGGTTTCACCCAAGAAGAAAAAGACAACATCTACAAGATCACTGCCTCTGTTATGCACATGGGTTGCATGAAATTCAAGCAAAGGGGTCGTGAAGAACAGGCTGAACCAGATGGCACAGAA GGAGGTGAACAAGTTGCCAAACTTCTGGGTATTGACCAAAATGCCTTGTACCAAGCTTTGTGCAAACCAAGAATCAAAGTCGGTAACGAGTTCGTCACCCAAGGTCGTAATGTCAACCAAGTATCATACTCCGTTGGTGCCATGTCAAAGGCCATGTTTGACAGGCTCTTCAAGTTCTTGGTCAAGAAGTGTAACGAAACTCTTGACACAAAACAAAAGAGACAACACTTCATTGGTGTACTTGATATTGCAGGTTTTGAAATCTTCGAT TTTAACGGCTTTGAGCAGCTCTGCATTAACTTTACTAATGAGAAGCTTCAGCAATTTTTCAACCACCACATGTTTGTGTTGGAACAAGAAGAATACACCAGAGAAGGAATCCATTGGGAATTCATTGACTTTGGAATGGATTTGCTTGCTTGCATTGAACTTATCGAGAAG CCTATGGGTATCCTCTCCATCCTTGAAGAAGAATCTATGTTCCCCAAAGCTACTGACAGGACCTTTGAAGAAAAGTTGAACACCAACCACTTGGGTAAATCACCCAACTTCTTGAAACCAAAACCACCAAAGCCTGGTCAGCAAGCTGCCCACTTCGCCATTGGGCATTATGCTGGTAAT GTACCATACAACATCACCGGTTGGTTGGAAAAGAACAAGGACCCCTTGAACGACACTGTTGTCGATCTCTACAAGAAGGGTACCAATAAACTGTTGGTAGAAATCTTCGCTGATCACCCAGGTCAATCTGGTAGCGCAGCTGATGCTAAAG GTGGACGTGGTAAGAAGGGAGGTGGTTTTGCTACTGTATCTTCTGCCTACAAG GAACAATTGAACAACTTGATGACCACCTTGAGATCTACCCAACCTCACTTCGTACGTTGTATCATTCCCAATGAAATGAAACAACCTGGAGTCATTGATTCTCACTTGGTTATGCACCAGTTGACTTGTAACGGTGTACTTGAAGGTATCCGTATCTGTAGGAAAGGTTTCCCCAACAGGATGGTCTACCCTGACTTCAAACTACG TTACATGATCTTAGCTCCAGCTACAATGGCAAAAGAAAAGGATCCTAAAGAGGCAGCTAGCAAATGTCTTAAAGAAGTCGGTCTTGATGCTGACAGTTACAGAATTGGACACACTAAG GTATTCTTCCGTGCTGGAGTCTTGGGTCAGATGGAAGAACTACGTGACGAACGTCTTGGAAAGATTGTCACCTGGATGCAATCTTGGGCTCGTGGTTACTTGTCCAGGAAGGAGTTCAAGAAACTACAAGAGCAACGTTTGGCTCTCCAAGTTTGCCAGAGGAACTTGCGCAAATACCTAAAGTTGCGCACATGGCCATGGTACAAACTCTGGCAGAAGGTCAGACCACTCCTCAACGTCACCCGTATCGAGGATGAGATTGCT AAACTGGAAGAGAAGGCAAAGAAGGCTGAAGAAGCTTATGAACGTGAATCCAAAGCCAAGAAGGAGCTCGAGGGTCTTTACTCCAAACTTTTGGCTGAAAAGACTGAGCTCTTGAACTCTTTGGAAGGAGAGAAGGGATCTCTTTCTGAAACTCAAGAAAGGGCCAACAAATTGCAAGCCCAGAAGAACGACTTGGAATCTCAACTCCAG GAAACTCAAGACCGTTTGAGCCAAGAAGAGGATGCCCGCAACCAACTTAACCAACAAAAGAAGAAGTTGGAACAAGAAATTGGCGGTTACAAGAAGGACGTTGAAGACTTGGAACTCAATCTCCAAAAGGCTGAACAAGACAAAGCCACTAAGGAACACCAAATCAGAAACTTGAACGATGAAATCGCTCACCAAGACGAGCTCATCAACAAGTTGAACAAAGAGAAGAAACTTTCTGGAGAAAACAACCAGAAGATCTCTGAGGAACTCCAAGCTGCCGAAGACAAAGTCAACCATCTCAACAAGGTTAAAGCCAAATTGGAACAAACCTTGGACGAGCTTGAAGACTCCCTCGAAAGAGAGAAGAAACTTCGTGGAGATGTTGAGAAATCCAAGAGGAAGGTTGAAGGTGACTTGAAACTCACCCAAGAAGCTGTCGCTGACTTGGAACGCAACAAGAAGGAACTCGAACAGACCATCCAACGCAAAGACAAGGAAATCTCATCCCTCACTGCCAAACTGGAGGACGAACAATCCGTTGTTGGAAAACTCCAGAAACAAATCAAGGAACTCCAATCTCGCATCGAAGAATTGGAAGAGGAAGTCGAAGCTGAACGTCAAGCTCGTGCCAAGGCTGAAAAACAACGTGCTGATTTGGCCAGAGAATTGGAAGAACTTGGTGAGCGTTTGGAAGAAGCTGGTGGTGCCACTTCTGCCCAAATCGAACTCAACAAGAAACGTGAGGCTGAACTCGCCAAGCTCCGCAGGGATCTTGAGGAATCCAACATCCAACACGAAAGCACTCTCGCCAACCTTCGCAAGAAGCACAACGATGCTGTTTCCGAAATGGGTGAACAAATCGACCAACTCAACAAACTCAAGGCAAA GGCTGAAAAAGAGAAGGCTCAATACTTCGGCGAACTCAACGACTTACGTGCATCTGTGGACCATTTGGCTAACGAAAAG GCTGCTGTTGAAAAGGTATCCAAACAACTCTCTCAACAACTCAACGACGTTCAGGCTAAACTTGATGAAACCAACCGTACCCTCAATGACTTCGACGCTGCCAAGAAGAAGTTGTCCATCGAGAACTCTGACTTGCTCAGACAACTCGAGGAAGCCGAATCTCAAGTTTCTCAACTCAGCAAGATCAAGGTATCACTCACCACTCAATTGGAAGACACCAAGAGGTTAGCCGATGAAGAAGGTCGCGAACGTGCCACACTCCTTGGCAAATTCCGTAATCTTGAACACGACTTGGACAACATCCGTGAACAAGTTGAGGAAGAAGCTGAAGCTAAGGCTGACATCCAACGTCAACTCAGCAAAGCCAACGCTGAAGCCCAATTGTGGAGACAGAAATACGAATCTGAAGGTATCGCCCGCTCTGAAGAACTTGAAGAAGCTAAGAGGAAACTCCAAGCTCGTTTGGCTGAAGCTGAAGAGACCATCGAATCACTCAACCAGAAAGTCGTTGCCCTCGAGAAGACCAAACAGAGATTGGCTACTGAAGTCGAAGATCTCCAACTCGAAGTCGACCGTGCCAACGCAATTGCCAATGCTGCTGAAAAGAAACAGAAGGCATTCGACAAAATCATTGGAGAATGGAAACTCAAGGTTGACGACCTTGCTGCTGAACTTGACGCCAGCCAGAAGGAATGCAGAAACTACTCCACCGAATTGTTCAGACTCAAGGGAGCTTACGAAGAAGGACAAGAACAATTGGAAGCTGTCAGACGTGAAAACAAGAACTTGGCTGATGAAGTCAAGGACCTTCTTGACCAAATCGGCGAAGGTGGACGCAACATCCATGAAATCGAAAAGGCCAGGAAACGTTTGGAAGCTGAAAAGGACGAATTACAAGCCGCTCTCGAAGAAGCTGAAGCCGCTCTTGAACAGGAAGAAAACAAGGTACTCCGTGCCCAATTGGAACTCTCTCAAGTACGTCAAGAAATCGACCGCCGCATCCAAGAGAAAGAGGAGGAATTCGAAAACACCAGGAAGAACCACCAACGTGCCCTCGACTCCATGCAAGCTTCCCTCGAGGCTGAAGCCAAGGGTAAAGCTGAGGCCCTTCGCATGAAGAAGAAGTTGGAAGCCGACATCAACGAACTCGAAATTGCATTGGACCACGCCAACAAG GCTAATGCTGAGGCCCAAAAGACCATCAAACGCTACCAACAACAACTCAAGGATACCCAGACTGCCCTCGAAGAAGAACAACGTGCACGTGACGAAGCCCGTGAACAACTTGGAATCTCTGAACGTCGTGCTAATGCTCTTCAGAACGAACTTGAAGAATCTCGCACACTTTTGGAACAAGCTGACCGTGCCAGACGTCAAGCTGAACAAGAATTGGGAGATGCCCATGAACAACTCAACGACCTCTCCGCCCAGAACTCATCCTTGTCTGCTGCCAAGAGGAAACTCGAAAGCGAACTCCAAACCCTCCACTCCGACCTCGACGAACTTCTCAACGAAGCCAAGAACTCCGAAGAGAAGGCCAAGAAGGCTATGGTTGATGCTGCCCGTCTAGCTGATGAACTCAGAGCCGAACAAGACCACGCTCAAACTCAAGAAAAACTCCGCAAGGCCCTCGAAACACAAATCAAGGACCTCCAAGTTCGTCTTGATGAAGCCGAGGCCAATGCCCTTAAGGGAGGAAAGAAGGCCATCCAGAAATTGGAACAACGTGTCAGAGAATTGGAGAACGAATTAGACGGAGAACAGAGGAGACACGCTGACGCCCAGAAGAACCTCAGGAAGTCCGAGAGACGTATCAAGGAATTGAGCTTCCAGGCTGAAGAAGACCGCAAGAACCACGAACGTATGCAAGACTTGGTTGACAAACTCCAACAGAAGATCAAGACCTACAAGAGGCAGATCGAAGAAGCCGAAGAAATTGCTGCCCTCAACTTGGCCAAATTCCGCAAGGCACAACAGGAATTGGAAGAAGCTGAAGAACGCGCTGATCTTGCCGAACAAGCTATTTCCAAATTCAGAGCGAAGGGACGTGCCCCATCTGTCACCAGAGGAGCCAGCCCAGCA CCTCGCCAACGCGCCCTTGATGGCTTAGGAGGAACCTTCCCACCTAGGTTCGACCTTGCAAATGAAGATTTTTAA